One genomic segment of Oreochromis aureus strain Israel breed Guangdong linkage group 9, ZZ_aureus, whole genome shotgun sequence includes these proteins:
- the LOC116335712 gene encoding protein phosphatase 1 regulatory subunit 3G-like has translation MEEQEEEQDEEEEDLDDELDTSQLERFLKDGRRAKSLPACPGGARGAEEGRKRVKFADSMGLSLARVKHFSSLDEPQIPSKVLSRHRSSPLEQQDLLSHSFAAGLRPDRPLACLPELRDTEQRVRRLRVCLERLAATQLDVRGHVRVLSGCATGREVGVRYTFNDWLSHMDAQAVPVAVAEQGLVGVRFTFTVYIPPLADPGSAVHLAVYLKCVEGEFWDNNEGQNYTVRYR, from the coding sequence gaggagcaggacgaggaggaggaggacctGGACGACGAGCTGGACACGTCTCAGCTGGAGAGGTTCCTGAAGGACGGGAGGAGAGCCAAGTCCCTGCCGGCCTGCCCGGGAGGAGCCCGCGGAGCGGAGGAGGGCAGGAAGCGCGTGAAGTTCGCGGACTCCATGGGGCTGAGCCTGGCCCGAGTGAAGCACTTCAGCTCCCTGGATGAGCCGCAGATCCCCAGCAAGGTCCTGTCCCGGCACAGGAGCTCCCCCCTGGAGCAGCAggacctcctgagccacagcttcGCCGCCGGCTTGCGCCCGGACCGACCGCTTGCGTGCCTCCCGGAGCTCCGGGACACGGAGCAGAGAGTCCGGCGGCTCCGGGTCTGCCTAGAACGGCTCGCCGCGACGCAGCTGGACGTGCGCGGGCACGTGCGGGTCCTGAGCGGCTGCGCCACCGGCAGGGAGGTCGGAGTGAGGTACACCTTCAACGACTGGCTGTCCCACATGGACGCGCAGGCGGTGCCCGTGGCCGTGGCCGAACAGGGCTTGGTGGGGGTGCGCTTCACCTTCACCGTGTACATCCCGCCCCTCGCAGACCCCGGCTCCGCCGTGCACCTCGCCGTTTACCTGAAGTGCGTGGAGGGGGAGTTCTGGGACAACAACGAGGGGCAGAACTACACCGTCAGGTACCGCTGA
- the LOC116335713 gene encoding cytochrome b5, translating to MGEQKKSSEGVKYYRLAEIEQQNSFKSTWIIIHNKVYDVTKFLEEHPGGEEVLREQAGGNATESFEDVGHSTDAREMASSMVIGEVHPDDRHKLSQPAETLVTTVKEEPSWWSNMLIPALVALIVTVIYHMYSSE from the exons ATGGGTGAACAGAAGAAAAGCTCCGAGGGAGTGAAATACTACAGACTGGCAGAGATAGAGCAGCAGAACTCCTTCAAATCTACGTGGATCATCATCCACAACAAAGTCTACGATGTGACCAAGTTTCTGGAGGAG CACCCCGGAGGAGAGGAGGTGCTGAGGGAGCAGGCGGGAGGAAACGCCACGGAGAGCTTCGAGGACGTCGGACACTCCACCGACGCCCGAGAGATGGCCAGCAGCATGGTGATCGGAGAGGTGCACCCG gACGACAGACACAAACTCTCCCAGCCTGCG gaaacactggtGACCACTGTGAAGGAAGAGCCCAG CTGGTGGTCGAACATGCTGATCCCCGCACTGGTTGCGCTCATCGTCACGGTGATATACCACATGTACTCCTCTGAATGa
- the LOC116335717 gene encoding uncharacterized protein C18orf63 isoform X2, translated as MSSGHQSLYFLSLPDPKQLVCVTLTLQDEGEELRSKQIKTCRELVLLFSDLLAAPALDSFADITVVIATSFLQTGILQVFGHRHRLQLGSPQCVLPGDLQRCLSYSLISRLSPSWNKVGLFLVSGKDFLTESGRLNAVSVELSVTEAHMCFSIEASAVRLPLTTLGDFDLHPSVLRRLCSDPEFVLDLASTAGAVWCHVLPSMKKGQIIFISRQLPKHGPFRSYRDLQNHWNRMYGYRLPELAEDEVVYCSVYFRLLGEILFSYPLSCICLQPVQRCPRVDLQGALGCFLSDVRHTLKTVCGFPAHLSSKPSYRAVSLSTAASVQVLNGLEINLTTSCSIKPVLTQLAPPPPPSQPLQPSAWTPVSQQEGAQELLEKGRGFRGRPTQNQESQPSCSSSSSSFLLHFQPASSLSSSSSSSTSCSSLPVFQPASSFSSSHSSSSTHLSEAAVNPSPKLVPVFRRPSHHVTISLLRPQNQKKQLGGAVEGSERVTVPSFGKKIPATASRLSYLSAASLPVLPLPIIPHFSRHPKLHIGTAAAHPPPAHIKRISSLSPVIKFKRRIIIPPKPEIKSGSKTNPKVSSESDAVTGCRDETQTATETSNNETSKHSAKIVAFDLKAKKSRAAVGDVDVENMVKTNQLSKLNSATLLLWLKARGVNVNAKHRKEELMMKVRSCLAEA; from the exons ATGAGCAGCGGCCACCAGTCCCTGTATTTCCTCAGTCTTCCCGACCCAAAGCAGCTGGTCTGCGTCACCCTGACTCTGCAGGATGAAGGCGAGGAGCTGAGGAGCAAACAGATCAAGACCTGCAG GGAGCTGGTTCTGCTGTTCTCTGATCTTCTGGCTGCTCCTGCTCTGGACTCCTTCGCTGATATCACAGTGGTCATAGCT ACCTCGTTCTTACAGACTGGCATCCTCCAGGTGTTTGGACACAGACACCGTCTGCAG ctgggCTCTCCTCAGTGTGTGCTTCCAGGGGACCTCCAGCGTTGCCTGTCCTACTCTCTAATCAGCAGACTGTCCCCCAGCTGGAACAAAGTCGGCCTCTTCCTCGTCTCAG gaaaagaCTTCCTGACTGAGAGCGGCAGGCTCAACGCTGTCA gcgTGGAGCTGAGTGTCACTGAGGCCCACATGTGTTTCAGCATTGAGGCCAGCGCTGTCCGACTGCCCCTGACCACC ctgGGGGACTTCGACCTCCACCCGTCGGTGCTCCGGAGGTTATGCAGTGACCCTGAATTCGTCCTCGACCTGGCCTCCACCGCAGGAGCCGTGTGGTGTCACGTCCTGCCCAG CATGAAGAAAGGTCAGATCATCTTCATCAGCCGCCAGCTGCCCAAACATGGACCATTCAGGAGCTACAGAGACCTGCAGAACCACTGGAACCGTATG tATGGGTACAGACTGCCTGAGCTGGCAGAGGATGAGGTGGTGTACTGCAGCGTCTACTTCAGGCTGCTGGGAGAGATACTCTTCAG CTACCCTCTGAGCTGCATCTGCCTGCAGCCGGTGCAGCGTTGTCCTCGGGTCGACCTGCAGGGGGCGCTGGGCTGCTTCCTGTCTGACGTCAGGCACACACTGAAGACTGTGTGTGGCTTCCCTGCACATCTGAGCAGCAAGCCCTCTTACCGTGCAGTCAGCCTGAGCACCGCTGCATCTgtacag GTGTTGAATGGTTTGGAAATCAACCTGACCACCTCCTGCTCCATCAAGCCGGTCCTCACCCAGCTCGCTCCACCCCCTCCTCCATCCCAGCCTCTGCAGCCTTCAGCCTGGACCCCTGTGTCGCAGCAGGAAGGAGCTCAGGAGCTTCTGGAGAAAGGACGTGGCTTCAGAGGAAGACCTACACAAA ATCAAGAATCACAACcttcctgctcctcctcttcttcctcttttctcctgCACTTCCAGCCAGCCTCATCcctcagctcctcctcctcctcctccacctcctgctCTTCTCTCCCAGTCTTCCAGCCTGCTTCCTCCTTCAGCTCttcccactcctcctcctcaacTCACTTGTCTGAAGCGGCGGTGAACCCTTCTCCCAAACTTGTTCCAGTCTTCAGGCGTCCATCGCACCACGTCACCATTTCCCTGCTGCGTCCTCAAAATCAGAAGAAGCAGCTGGGTGGAGCTGTGGAAGGGTCAGAGAGGGTGACAGTGCCTTCCTTTGGGAAGAAGATTCCTGCCACTGCTTCTCGCCTTTCTTATTTATCAGCTGCTTCCCTCCCAGTTCTTCCTTTGCCCATCATCCCTCACTTCAGCCGCCATCCCAAACTCCACATTGGCACTGCGGCTGCTCACCCGCCTCCGGCTCACATCAAGCGCATCTCCAGCCTCAGTCCTGTAATAAAGTTTAAACGGAGGATTATCATCCCTCCAAAGCCGGAGATCAAGAGCGGTTCCAAAACCAACCCGAAGGTCAGCTCTGAAAGCGACGCTGTCACTGGCTGCAGAGATGAAACACAGACAGCCACTGAAACCTCAAACAATGAAACCTCCAAACACAGCGCAAAG ATAGTTGCTTTTGACCTAAAGGCGAAGAAATCCAGAGCCGCAGTTGGAGACGTGGACGTGGAGAATATGGTCAAAACCAATCAG TTGTCCAAGCTGAACTCTGCGACTCTGCTGCTCTGGCTGAAAGCGAGAGGCGTGAACGTCAACGCCAAACACAGGAAGGAGGAGCTGATGATGAAGGTCAGGAGCTGCCTGGCTGAGGcctga
- the LOC116335717 gene encoding uncharacterized protein C18orf63 isoform X1, whose product MSSGHQSLYFLSLPDPKQLVCVTLTLQDEGEELRSKQIKTCRELVLLFSDLLAAPALDSFADITVVIATSFLQTGILQVFGHRHRLQLGSPQCVLPGDLQRCLSYSLISRLSPSWNKVGLFLVSGKDFLTESGRLNAVSVELSVTEAHMCFSIEASAVRLPLTTLGDFDLHPSVLRRLCSDPEFVLDLASTAGAVWCHVLPSMKKGQIIFISRQLPKHGPFRSYRDLQNHWNRMYGYRLPELAEDEVVYCSVYFRLLGEILFSYPLSCICLQPVQRCPRVDLQGALGCFLSDVRHTLKTVCGFPAHLSSKPSYRAVSLSTAASVQVLNGLEINLTTSCSIKPVLTQLAPPPPPSQPLQPSAWTPVSQQEGAQELLEKGRGFRGRPTQSQGCEGGRDWPSSSSISSSHAAFSSSDSSDQESQPSCSSSSSSFLLHFQPASSLSSSSSSSTSCSSLPVFQPASSFSSSHSSSSTHLSEAAVNPSPKLVPVFRRPSHHVTISLLRPQNQKKQLGGAVEGSERVTVPSFGKKIPATASRLSYLSAASLPVLPLPIIPHFSRHPKLHIGTAAAHPPPAHIKRISSLSPVIKFKRRIIIPPKPEIKSGSKTNPKVSSESDAVTGCRDETQTATETSNNETSKHSAKIVAFDLKAKKSRAAVGDVDVENMVKTNQLSKLNSATLLLWLKARGVNVNAKHRKEELMMKVRSCLAEA is encoded by the exons ATGAGCAGCGGCCACCAGTCCCTGTATTTCCTCAGTCTTCCCGACCCAAAGCAGCTGGTCTGCGTCACCCTGACTCTGCAGGATGAAGGCGAGGAGCTGAGGAGCAAACAGATCAAGACCTGCAG GGAGCTGGTTCTGCTGTTCTCTGATCTTCTGGCTGCTCCTGCTCTGGACTCCTTCGCTGATATCACAGTGGTCATAGCT ACCTCGTTCTTACAGACTGGCATCCTCCAGGTGTTTGGACACAGACACCGTCTGCAG ctgggCTCTCCTCAGTGTGTGCTTCCAGGGGACCTCCAGCGTTGCCTGTCCTACTCTCTAATCAGCAGACTGTCCCCCAGCTGGAACAAAGTCGGCCTCTTCCTCGTCTCAG gaaaagaCTTCCTGACTGAGAGCGGCAGGCTCAACGCTGTCA gcgTGGAGCTGAGTGTCACTGAGGCCCACATGTGTTTCAGCATTGAGGCCAGCGCTGTCCGACTGCCCCTGACCACC ctgGGGGACTTCGACCTCCACCCGTCGGTGCTCCGGAGGTTATGCAGTGACCCTGAATTCGTCCTCGACCTGGCCTCCACCGCAGGAGCCGTGTGGTGTCACGTCCTGCCCAG CATGAAGAAAGGTCAGATCATCTTCATCAGCCGCCAGCTGCCCAAACATGGACCATTCAGGAGCTACAGAGACCTGCAGAACCACTGGAACCGTATG tATGGGTACAGACTGCCTGAGCTGGCAGAGGATGAGGTGGTGTACTGCAGCGTCTACTTCAGGCTGCTGGGAGAGATACTCTTCAG CTACCCTCTGAGCTGCATCTGCCTGCAGCCGGTGCAGCGTTGTCCTCGGGTCGACCTGCAGGGGGCGCTGGGCTGCTTCCTGTCTGACGTCAGGCACACACTGAAGACTGTGTGTGGCTTCCCTGCACATCTGAGCAGCAAGCCCTCTTACCGTGCAGTCAGCCTGAGCACCGCTGCATCTgtacag GTGTTGAATGGTTTGGAAATCAACCTGACCACCTCCTGCTCCATCAAGCCGGTCCTCACCCAGCTCGCTCCACCCCCTCCTCCATCCCAGCCTCTGCAGCCTTCAGCCTGGACCCCTGTGTCGCAGCAGGAAGGAGCTCAGGAGCTTCTGGAGAAAGGACGTGGCTTCAGAGGAAGACCTACACAAAGTCAGGGGTGTGAAGGAGGCAGAGACTGgccttcctcttcctccatctcctcctcacATGCTGCTTTTTCCTCTTCTGACTCCTCAGATCAAGAATCACAACcttcctgctcctcctcttcttcctcttttctcctgCACTTCCAGCCAGCCTCATCcctcagctcctcctcctcctcctccacctcctgctCTTCTCTCCCAGTCTTCCAGCCTGCTTCCTCCTTCAGCTCttcccactcctcctcctcaacTCACTTGTCTGAAGCGGCGGTGAACCCTTCTCCCAAACTTGTTCCAGTCTTCAGGCGTCCATCGCACCACGTCACCATTTCCCTGCTGCGTCCTCAAAATCAGAAGAAGCAGCTGGGTGGAGCTGTGGAAGGGTCAGAGAGGGTGACAGTGCCTTCCTTTGGGAAGAAGATTCCTGCCACTGCTTCTCGCCTTTCTTATTTATCAGCTGCTTCCCTCCCAGTTCTTCCTTTGCCCATCATCCCTCACTTCAGCCGCCATCCCAAACTCCACATTGGCACTGCGGCTGCTCACCCGCCTCCGGCTCACATCAAGCGCATCTCCAGCCTCAGTCCTGTAATAAAGTTTAAACGGAGGATTATCATCCCTCCAAAGCCGGAGATCAAGAGCGGTTCCAAAACCAACCCGAAGGTCAGCTCTGAAAGCGACGCTGTCACTGGCTGCAGAGATGAAACACAGACAGCCACTGAAACCTCAAACAATGAAACCTCCAAACACAGCGCAAAG ATAGTTGCTTTTGACCTAAAGGCGAAGAAATCCAGAGCCGCAGTTGGAGACGTGGACGTGGAGAATATGGTCAAAACCAATCAG TTGTCCAAGCTGAACTCTGCGACTCTGCTGCTCTGGCTGAAAGCGAGAGGCGTGAACGTCAACGCCAAACACAGGAAGGAGGAGCTGATGATGAAGGTCAGGAGCTGCCTGGCTGAGGcctga
- the LOC116335717 gene encoding uncharacterized protein LOC116335717 isoform X3, with amino-acid sequence MSSGHQSLYFLSLPDPKQLVCVTLTLQDEGEELRSKQIKTCRELVLLFSDLLAAPALDSFADITVVIATSFLQTGILQVFGHRHRLQLGSPQCVLPGDLQRCLSYSLISRLSPSWNKVGLFLVSGKDFLTESGRLNAVSVELSVTEAHMCFSIEASAVRLPLTTLGDFDLHPSVLRRLCSDPEFVLDLASTAGAVWCHVLPSMKKGQIIFISRQLPKHGPFRSYRDLQNHWNRMVLNGLEINLTTSCSIKPVLTQLAPPPPPSQPLQPSAWTPVSQQEGAQELLEKGRGFRGRPTQSQGCEGGRDWPSSSSISSSHAAFSSSDSSDQESQPSCSSSSSSFLLHFQPASSLSSSSSSSTSCSSLPVFQPASSFSSSHSSSSTHLSEAAVNPSPKLVPVFRRPSHHVTISLLRPQNQKKQLGGAVEGSERVTVPSFGKKIPATASRLSYLSAASLPVLPLPIIPHFSRHPKLHIGTAAAHPPPAHIKRISSLSPVIKFKRRIIIPPKPEIKSGSKTNPKVSSESDAVTGCRDETQTATETSNNETSKHSAKIVAFDLKAKKSRAAVGDVDVENMVKTNQLSKLNSATLLLWLKARGVNVNAKHRKEELMMKVRSCLAEA; translated from the exons ATGAGCAGCGGCCACCAGTCCCTGTATTTCCTCAGTCTTCCCGACCCAAAGCAGCTGGTCTGCGTCACCCTGACTCTGCAGGATGAAGGCGAGGAGCTGAGGAGCAAACAGATCAAGACCTGCAG GGAGCTGGTTCTGCTGTTCTCTGATCTTCTGGCTGCTCCTGCTCTGGACTCCTTCGCTGATATCACAGTGGTCATAGCT ACCTCGTTCTTACAGACTGGCATCCTCCAGGTGTTTGGACACAGACACCGTCTGCAG ctgggCTCTCCTCAGTGTGTGCTTCCAGGGGACCTCCAGCGTTGCCTGTCCTACTCTCTAATCAGCAGACTGTCCCCCAGCTGGAACAAAGTCGGCCTCTTCCTCGTCTCAG gaaaagaCTTCCTGACTGAGAGCGGCAGGCTCAACGCTGTCA gcgTGGAGCTGAGTGTCACTGAGGCCCACATGTGTTTCAGCATTGAGGCCAGCGCTGTCCGACTGCCCCTGACCACC ctgGGGGACTTCGACCTCCACCCGTCGGTGCTCCGGAGGTTATGCAGTGACCCTGAATTCGTCCTCGACCTGGCCTCCACCGCAGGAGCCGTGTGGTGTCACGTCCTGCCCAG CATGAAGAAAGGTCAGATCATCTTCATCAGCCGCCAGCTGCCCAAACATGGACCATTCAGGAGCTACAGAGACCTGCAGAACCACTGGAACCGTATG GTGTTGAATGGTTTGGAAATCAACCTGACCACCTCCTGCTCCATCAAGCCGGTCCTCACCCAGCTCGCTCCACCCCCTCCTCCATCCCAGCCTCTGCAGCCTTCAGCCTGGACCCCTGTGTCGCAGCAGGAAGGAGCTCAGGAGCTTCTGGAGAAAGGACGTGGCTTCAGAGGAAGACCTACACAAAGTCAGGGGTGTGAAGGAGGCAGAGACTGgccttcctcttcctccatctcctcctcacATGCTGCTTTTTCCTCTTCTGACTCCTCAGATCAAGAATCACAACcttcctgctcctcctcttcttcctcttttctcctgCACTTCCAGCCAGCCTCATCcctcagctcctcctcctcctcctccacctcctgctCTTCTCTCCCAGTCTTCCAGCCTGCTTCCTCCTTCAGCTCttcccactcctcctcctcaacTCACTTGTCTGAAGCGGCGGTGAACCCTTCTCCCAAACTTGTTCCAGTCTTCAGGCGTCCATCGCACCACGTCACCATTTCCCTGCTGCGTCCTCAAAATCAGAAGAAGCAGCTGGGTGGAGCTGTGGAAGGGTCAGAGAGGGTGACAGTGCCTTCCTTTGGGAAGAAGATTCCTGCCACTGCTTCTCGCCTTTCTTATTTATCAGCTGCTTCCCTCCCAGTTCTTCCTTTGCCCATCATCCCTCACTTCAGCCGCCATCCCAAACTCCACATTGGCACTGCGGCTGCTCACCCGCCTCCGGCTCACATCAAGCGCATCTCCAGCCTCAGTCCTGTAATAAAGTTTAAACGGAGGATTATCATCCCTCCAAAGCCGGAGATCAAGAGCGGTTCCAAAACCAACCCGAAGGTCAGCTCTGAAAGCGACGCTGTCACTGGCTGCAGAGATGAAACACAGACAGCCACTGAAACCTCAAACAATGAAACCTCCAAACACAGCGCAAAG ATAGTTGCTTTTGACCTAAAGGCGAAGAAATCCAGAGCCGCAGTTGGAGACGTGGACGTGGAGAATATGGTCAAAACCAATCAG TTGTCCAAGCTGAACTCTGCGACTCTGCTGCTCTGGCTGAAAGCGAGAGGCGTGAACGTCAACGCCAAACACAGGAAGGAGGAGCTGATGATGAAGGTCAGGAGCTGCCTGGCTGAGGcctga